The genomic window CGCTTAGGGATCGTCGGCCCCAACGGCGCTGGCAAAACCACTCTCATCAACATTCTGACCGGGGCAGACGCGCCGGACAGCGGCTCTGTTCGCCTCGGCGCCAATCTCGAGATGGCGACACTCGACCAGCACCGCGAGAGCCTCGATCCGAAAACGACGTTGTCTGACGCGTTGACGGGCGGACGCGGCGACAGCGTCATGGTCGGCGGCAAGCCGAAGCACGTGATCGGCTACATGAAGGACTTTCTGTTTTCTCAGGAACAGGCCCGTACGCCACTCGAAGTGCTGTCCGGCGGTGAACGCGGCCGGCTGATGCTGGCTCGCGCGCTGGCAAAGCCGTCGAACCTGCTGGTGCTGGACGAGCCGACCAACGATCTCGATCTCGAAACGTTGGATGTCCTCGAAGAGATGCTGGGCGATTACGATGGCACGGTCATCCTCATCAGCCACGACCGCGATTTTCTGGATCGCGTGGTGACCTCTGTCATTGCCCCCGAAGGTAACGGAAAGTGGATTGAATACGCCGGAGGCTACTCCGACATGCTGGCGCAACGCGGCTCCGATCTGCAGGAGAAGACCGTCAAAGCGGTCACTGAAGATGAAGCAAAGTCTGCAAAGGCCGCCGCGGCGTCGACCGCTCCTGCCGCCAAGCGCCGTCTCAGCTTCAACGAGAAACACGCGCTGGAGGCACTTCCGAAGACAATGTCGAAGCTTCAGGAAGAGATCGCCAAACAGCAGAAACTGCTCGACGATCCCCAGCTGTTCTCCAAAGATCGCAAGGCGTTTGACGCGGCGTCAACTGCTATTGCGAAAGCGCAGACCGAGCTTCACGCAGCCGAAGAAAGGTGGCTCGAGCTGGAAATGCTGCGTGAGGAAATCGAAAGCGGCGCTTGATTTTCATTTGCCGACATGTTTTCGCAGCTCGATGTCGAGCGCATCCCGAAAGACCTTAATGGGCTGAGCCAAACGCCCAGCCGGCGGACGGTGAACGATCCAGGCGCGCACGGCAGGCTCGAATCCTTTCACTTTGATCGCCTTGAGTTTGGCCCGGTACGGACTCCGCCTTAGTGCAACCGGTGTGACCACACCTACTCCAAGCCCGCGAGCGACGAGCGACAATCGAAGATCAGAGTCCAATGCTTCGACGGCCACGTGAAACGGTAGGTGTGCGGCGTCAAATTGACGTTTGAGCGCGCCGCGAAAGCCGCAGCCATCCTGATTGATCACCCACGGCAACCGCGAGATCTCCTCGAGACTTACGACGTTGGCGATGTCCTGGTTGCGCGGTACGACGAAAACGACGGGATGAATGCCAAGATCATCGCTTTCGAGCTCTGCAGGAGGCGCGATGCCATCCGGCAAACAAACCGCCGCAGCGTCGAGCTGATTTCGGCTGACCCGCTCAACCTGATCGGGCGACCACCCCGAAATAATCCGGATACCGAGCGCAGAAAATTCCGCACGAAGCGTATCCAGCGGGCCGCTGAGACCCGTCTCCGACAGGTACGGCGTAATGCCTAATCGAAATTCACCACGGACCATGCCGTCTGCGGCCACACCAGATTTCAGATCTTCCAGACTTCGCAAGACGCGACGGCCGTGCTCATAGGCTTCGCGGCCAGCGGGCGTCGGCTTCAAAGGCTTGGACTGGCGATCGAGCAGCTCCGTGCCCAGTAGATCCTCAAGATTTTGGACCCTGCGCGTAACCCCTGGCTGCGTAAGATTAAGGCGCGCCGAAGCCGCAACGATTGAGCCCGTCTCGACGACCGCGACGAAAGCGACCAAGTCATGCGTGTTCATAGCCAACTCGCATATTGAT from Nitrobacteraceae bacterium AZCC 1564 includes these protein-coding regions:
- a CDS encoding DNA-binding transcriptional LysR family regulator (product_source=COG0583; cath_funfam=1.10.10.10,3.40.190.10; cog=COG0583; pfam=PF00126,PF03466; superfamily=46785,53850), translated to MNTHDLVAFVAVVETGSIVAASARLNLTQPGVTRRVQNLEDLLGTELLDRQSKPLKPTPAGREAYEHGRRVLRSLEDLKSGVAADGMVRGEFRLGITPYLSETGLSGPLDTLRAEFSALGIRIISGWSPDQVERVSRNQLDAAAVCLPDGIAPPAELESDDLGIHPVVFVVPRNQDIANVVSLEEISRLPWVINQDGCGFRGALKRQFDAAHLPFHVAVEALDSDLRLSLVARGLGVGVVTPVALRRSPYRAKLKAIKVKGFEPAVRAWIVHRPPAGRLAQPIKVFRDALDIELRKHVGK
- a CDS encoding ATPase subunit of ABC transporter with duplicated ATPase domains (product_source=COG0488; cath_funfam=3.40.50.300; cog=COG0488; pfam=PF00005,PF16326; smart=SM00382; superfamily=52540,58069), which produces MRSKPWRDEVLAEEERDQHKLDRKIVAEEHWLRYGVSGRRKRNVKRLSNLHALRDQRRNYRGAAGKANLAAAEADTSGKLVIEAKRIGKSFGERKIVDDFSIRVTRGDRLGIVGPNGAGKTTLINILTGADAPDSGSVRLGANLEMATLDQHRESLDPKTTLSDALTGGRGDSVMVGGKPKHVIGYMKDFLFSQEQARTPLEVLSGGERGRLMLARALAKPSNLLVLDEPTNDLDLETLDVLEEMLGDYDGTVILISHDRDFLDRVVTSVIAPEGNGKWIEYAGGYSDMLAQRGSDLQEKTVKAVTEDEAKSAKAAAASTAPAAKRRLSFNEKHALEALPKTMSKLQEEIAKQQKLLDDPQLFSKDRKAFDAASTAIAKAQTELHAAEERWLELEMLREEIESGA